CCCAAAGAGGCATCCTTGGAAGTGACCGGCTCCTTCGTTTCCATCTCCACGCCCAAGACCATCAGCGTGGTGGCAGACGGCAAGGACACCAACACCACCACGACGGCGACCGACGTCGCCACCGTGCTCAAAGACACCGGAATTACCGTTGGCGCCAACGACCACATCTCCCAGCCGGGCAACGCACCCATCGTCCAGGACATGGTGATCAAGGTCTCCCGCGTGGACACCAGCAAGACCGCCGAAGCCACCGAAGAAGTTCCCTTCGAAAGCGTGAAGAGCGATAGTGCCGAGCTCTTCAAGGGCGAAGAGAAGGTGACCCAGGAAGGCGTCGCAGGATCCCTGGTCAAGACGTTCAAGCTGGTCCTCGTGGACGGCCGCGAAGCGTCGCGCACCTTGGTCTCCAGCAACGTAGCCACCCAGCCGGTAGCCGAAAAGATCAGCGTCGGTACCAAGGCCCGCCCCGTCCCGGCTCCCACCCCCCAGGCAGCAGCCGCAGCCCCCGCAGCCAGCGGCCCCACCGGCGCTCCGAACGAAGCCATGTGGGACAGGATTGCCCAGTGTGAATCGGGTGGAAACTGGTCCATCAACACCGGCAACGGCTACTACGGCGGCCTGCAGTTCTCCAGCCCCACCTGGCTTGCCAACGGTGGTGGAGCCTACGCTCCCAACGCCAGCCTTGCCACCAAAGCACAGCAGATCGAGATCGCCAACCGTCTCTACGCCAAGAACGGCCTCAGCGACTGGGGCTGCGCCCACGCGGCCTGACCCCGCACAGGCGATACGATACCTAGGTGACTGAACCGAATTCCGAACCCGCCGCCGTCGCGCCTTTGATGGGCGCCACAGATATCCGACGGCTCGCCGAGGAAATCGGTGTACGCCCCACAAAAACCCTGGGGCAGAACTTTGTGATCGACGGCAACACGATCCGCAGGATCGTGGCCGCCGCCGCCATTGGCGATGATGAAACCGTGTTGGAGGTAGGCCCGGGGCTGGGCTCCCTGACCCTGGGTTTGCTGGACGCGGCCAAAGCTGTCGTCGCTGTCGAAATCGACCCCGTGTTGGCAGAAAAGCTGCCGGAGACCGTGCGCGCCTGGCGGCCCGGGGCGGAAGAGAACTTCCACCTGGTGCTGTCCGACGCCATGAAGGTCACCGAACTGCCTCTGCCTCCCACAGCGTTGGTGGCCAACCTGCCCTACAATGTGGCTGTTCCGGTGGTGCTTCACCTCCTGCAGCACTTCCCAAGCCTCCAGCATGGCCTGGTCATGGTGCAGGATGAGGTTGCCGACCGCCTAGCCGCAACACCTGGTTCCAAGATCTACGGAGTCCCGTCGGTCAAGGCGGCCTGGTACGGGCACATGCGCAAAGCCGGTGTCATTGGCATGAACGTGTTCTGGCCTGCTCCGAAAATCCATTCCGGCCTGGTTGCCTTCACCCGGCACGACCCCCCGGAAACGCATGCAACCCGTGAGCAGGTCTTCGCCGTCATTGATGCAGCCTTCGCGCAACGGCGGAAAACACTTCGTGCCGCACTTGCCGGTTGGGCCGGGAGCGCCTCGGAAGCTGAGCGATGCCTCGTGGCCGCCGGCCTTGACCCTACGGCGCGCGGCGAGGTCCTGGACATCAATGCCTATGTCAAGATCGCCGAAGCCCGCCACCCAGTGGACGCATGAACCCGGGTAACCGCAAGCCAAGCAGCCTCCCGTTCGTGGGGGAGCGCTTCCATGCCCGCACAGTCCGCGTCAAAGCCCCGGGCAAGGTCAACGTCTCCCTGAGCGTCGGGCCGTTGCGGCCCGATGGATACCACTCGGTAGCCAGCGTGTACCTCGCCGTTTCCCTGTACGAGGAAGTGGCGGCCACCAGCACAGAGGCGCCAGGAATCACTGTCAGCATCAGCCCGGACAGCACACTGGACCTGGACGGCGTGGACATCCCCCTGGACCAGCGCAATCTGGCGTACAAGGCTGCAGCCATCATGGCTGAAATGTCAGAGAAGCCAACCGGCGTGCACCTGGAAATCACCAAGCGTGTGCCCGTGGCCGGTGGCATGGGCGGCGGTTCTGCCGATGCCGCAGCCACCCTGTTGGCCTGCGATGCACTCTGGAATAGTGGTCTTTCACGCGAGGAACTCGCGCACCTGGCCGCCGAGTTGGGCGCAGACGTGCCGTTCTCGCTCCTGGGAGGCACCGCCGTCGGGCTTGGCGTGGGAGACAAACTCTCGCCGGCCCTGGCCAAGGCCCAAATGGATTGGGTGCTGGTTTTTGCCGACTACGGGTTGTCCACACCTGACGTGTTCCGCACGCTTGACGGACTTCGGGACTCGGAAGGCGTCGAGATTCCAGAGCCCGTTGACGTGGATCCCACCATCCTCCAAGCCCTGCGTAAGGGTGACCCTGAGACCCTCAGCCGCGTGCTGATCAACGATCTCCAGCGGGCATCCATCACACTCGCGCCCCAACTTCGCGACACCATAGGACTGGGTGAAGCGCGAGGCGCCCTTGCCGGCATGGTCTCAGGCTCGGGACCAACCATCGCACTCCTGGCCCGGGATTCCGTCTCAGCCAGCGTTCTTGCCGAAGAGCTGACTCACCGTGGACACAATGCCCTGGCCGTTCACGGTCCCGTGCCCGGCGCCCGGATCATCTCCGATACCCTCCTTTAGTACCTCCGCATTCCAGCAGTAGAAAGTAGTACCCATTGGCCCACCTGCTTGGCGGCGAAAACCTCACCGTTTCGTTCGCGACCCGCACTGTCCTCGACGGCGTCACCCTCGGCTTGGAAGATGGCGACCGCATCGGCATGGTGGGGCGCAACGGCGACGGTAAATCGACGCTCATGCGTCTGCTCGCCTTGCGCTCGACGCCGGATTCCGGTCGCGTCACCAAGCGCGGGGACGTCAACGTCGGCTACCTGGACCAGGGCGACGTGCTCGACGGCGACCTGACAGTAGGCGCTGCGATCGTCGGCGACCGCGCGGACCACGAATGGGCGGCCAACGCCAAGATCCGCGAAGTCATGGGCGGACTGGTAGGCGACGTCGACTGGCACGCCAACGTCCACGCGCTGTCCGGTGGACAGAAACGCCGCGTAGCACTTGCCAAGCTCCTCATCGAAGACCACGACGTCATCATGCTGGACGAACCCACCAACCACCTCGACGTCGAAGGCGTCGCCTGGCTGGCCCGGCACCTCAAGACACGCTGGCGCGCCAACCAGGGCGCGTTCCTCGTGGTCACCCACGACCGCTGGTTCCTCGACGAAGTCTGCAACTACACCTGGGAAGTCCACGACGCCATGGTGGACATGTTCGACGGCGGGTACGCCGCGTACGTTTTGGCGCGCGCCGAGCGCGACCGCATGGCCGCCGTCGTCGAAGGTAAACGTCAGCAGCTCGTCAAAAAGGAACTAGCGTGGCTTCGGCGTGGTGCGCCGGCCCGAACTGCCAAGCCCAAGTTCCGGATCGAAGCTGCCAACGACCTCATTGCCGACGTACCCGATCCCCGCGACTCCGTAGCCCTCAGCAAAATGGCCACCGCGCGCCTGGGCAAGGACGTTCTGGACCTCGAAAACGTGACGCTGGACTTCGAGGGCGGCGAAACCGGGCAGAAGCTGTTCGACAACATCACCCTGCGACTGGCGCCGGGCGAAAGACTTGGCCTGGTGGGCGTCAACGGAGCCGGGAAGTCCACGCTCCTCAAGCTGCTGAACGGTGAAATCCAGCCGAGCTCCGGCAAGGTCAAGCGGGGCAAGACCGTGGTCACCGCCGTGCTCACCCAAGACGTCAAAGAGCTGGACGAAGTATCGGACCTGCGCGTCATCGAGGTCATCGAACGGGAAAAGCGGTCCTTCAGCGTGGGCGGCAAGGAATTCACCGCGGGCCAGCTCGTGGAACAACTCGGTTTCACCAAAGAAAAGCAGTGGACCCCCGTCAGCGACCTCTCCGGCGGTGAGCGGCGGCGACTCCAGCTCCTGCGCCTGCTTGTGGGGGAGCCCAACGTCCTCATGCTCGACGAACCCACCAACGACCTCGACACCGACACCCTTGCCGCCGTCGAAGACGTCCTGGACGGCTGGCCCGGAACGCTGGTGGTCGTCAGCCACGACCGCTACCTCCTGGAACGCGTCACCGACAACCAGATGGCTCTCCTGGGAGACGGCAAACTCCGCGGCCTGCCCGGCGGCGTGGACCAGTACCTCGAACTGCGCGAAGCTGCACTGGCCTCGGGCGCCGTTGGGGGCGGCTC
This genomic interval from Paenarthrobacter aurescens TC1 contains the following:
- a CDS encoding putative secreted protein (identified by match to protein family HMM PF03990; match to protein family HMM PF06737; match to protein family HMM PF07501); amino-acid sequence: MIKFFTTDGKFSFLKVGTQLLVVAALVVGVVAFVGNNKTVTLNVDGKVSSIQTFGGTVDQVVKAAKVELKDADRVSPALDARVDNGSVVNVNLAKAVSIELDGARKTVNTTAPDVAGLVTELGVASSSEISQPKEASLEVTGSFVSISTPKTISVVADGKDTNTTTTATDVATVLKDTGITVGANDHISQPGNAPIVQDMVIKVSRVDTSKTAEATEEVPFESVKSDSAELFKGEEKVTQEGVAGSLVKTFKLVLVDGREASRTLVSSNVATQPVAEKISVGTKARPVPAPTPQAAAAAPAASGPTGAPNEAMWDRIAQCESGGNWSINTGNGYYGGLQFSSPTWLANGGGAYAPNASLATKAQQIEIANRLYAKNGLSDWGCAHAA
- the ksgA gene encoding dimethyladenosine transferase (identified by match to protein family HMM PF00398; match to protein family HMM TIGR00755), encoding MTEPNSEPAAVAPLMGATDIRRLAEEIGVRPTKTLGQNFVIDGNTIRRIVAAAAIGDDETVLEVGPGLGSLTLGLLDAAKAVVAVEIDPVLAEKLPETVRAWRPGAEENFHLVLSDAMKVTELPLPPTALVANLPYNVAVPVVLHLLQHFPSLQHGLVMVQDEVADRLAATPGSKIYGVPSVKAAWYGHMRKAGVIGMNVFWPAPKIHSGLVAFTRHDPPETHATREQVFAVIDAAFAQRRKTLRAALAGWAGSASEAERCLVAAGLDPTARGEVLDINAYVKIAEARHPVDA
- a CDS encoding putative ABC transporter, ATP-binding protein (identified by match to protein family HMM PF00005), which translates into the protein MAHLLGGENLTVSFATRTVLDGVTLGLEDGDRIGMVGRNGDGKSTLMRLLALRSTPDSGRVTKRGDVNVGYLDQGDVLDGDLTVGAAIVGDRADHEWAANAKIREVMGGLVGDVDWHANVHALSGGQKRRVALAKLLIEDHDVIMLDEPTNHLDVEGVAWLARHLKTRWRANQGAFLVVTHDRWFLDEVCNYTWEVHDAMVDMFDGGYAAYVLARAERDRMAAVVEGKRQQLVKKELAWLRRGAPARTAKPKFRIEAANDLIADVPDPRDSVALSKMATARLGKDVLDLENVTLDFEGGETGQKLFDNITLRLAPGERLGLVGVNGAGKSTLLKLLNGEIQPSSGKVKRGKTVVTAVLTQDVKELDEVSDLRVIEVIEREKRSFSVGGKEFTAGQLVEQLGFTKEKQWTPVSDLSGGERRRLQLLRLLVGEPNVLMLDEPTNDLDTDTLAAVEDVLDGWPGTLVVVSHDRYLLERVTDNQMALLGDGKLRGLPGGVDQYLELREAALASGAVGGGSGAPTAATGSAAPSGASEAEKREARKDLNRIDRQLGKISQQEEKLHTQMAAKSESGDFDALGELNAKLQELLEEKEGLELEWLEAAEVLGE
- the ispE gene encoding 4-diphosphocytidyl-2C-methyl-D-erythritol kinase (identified by match to protein family HMM PF00288; match to protein family HMM TIGR00154): MGERFHARTVRVKAPGKVNVSLSVGPLRPDGYHSVASVYLAVSLYEEVAATSTEAPGITVSISPDSTLDLDGVDIPLDQRNLAYKAAAIMAEMSEKPTGVHLEITKRVPVAGGMGGGSADAAATLLACDALWNSGLSREELAHLAAELGADVPFSLLGGTAVGLGVGDKLSPALAKAQMDWVLVFADYGLSTPDVFRTLDGLRDSEGVEIPEPVDVDPTILQALRKGDPETLSRVLINDLQRASITLAPQLRDTIGLGEARGALAGMVSGSGPTIALLARDSVSASVLAEELTHRGHNALAVHGPVPGARIISDTLL